One Desmodus rotundus isolate HL8 chromosome 4, HLdesRot8A.1, whole genome shotgun sequence DNA segment encodes these proteins:
- the CXCL13 gene encoding C-X-C motif chemokine 13, protein MRFIPGCLLLMLLVCSLSPVHGVLESPYANFRCQCTRVARWTPKARLTARVRIFPPGNGCPRAEIIVWLKTKSILCLDPKSQETHDFLEHLQKRRGPSGKTTPAKRTQKA, encoded by the exons ATGAGGTTCATCCCCGGCTGTCTGCTTCTCATGCTTCTGGTCTGCAGCCTCTCTCCGGTCCATG GTGTGCTGGAGTCCCCTTATGCAAACTTCAGGTGTCAGTGCACCAGAGTGGCCCGTTGGACGCCCAAGGCGCGCTTGACTGCACGGGTGAGAATCTTTCCCCCTGGGAATGGCTGCCCACGCGCAGAAATCAT aGTCTGGTTGAAGACTAAGTCAATTCTATGCTTGGATCCTAAATCCCAGGAGACACATGATTTCTTGGAACATTTACAGAA AAGACGTGGACCTTCGGGTAAGACAACTCCAGCTAAGAGGACACAGAAGGCCTGA